A window of Desulfuromonas sp. genomic DNA:
GCCTTCAGATGCCAGCTTTCGCAAGCAGATCCGGCACATGTCGAATTTGCGATAATAGGCCCGCGGACGTCCGCAGAGGGGGCAACGATTGTACTCCCTGACCTTGAATTTCTTCGGCCGCACGGCCTTTATCGTCATCGATTTCTTAGCCACTGTTTTCCTCCGCTTACGCTTCTATTATTTACGGAAAGGCATGCCCATTTTGGTCAGCAATGCCCGTCCCTGTTCATCAGTTTTCGCCGTGGTGACAATCGTGACGTTCAGACCCTTGACCTTGTCAATCTTATCGAGATCGATCTCCGGGAAAATGATCTGCTCACGGATACCGAGGGTATAGTTGCCACGACCGTCGAACGCCTTCGGTGAGATTCCCTTGAAGTCGCGAACGCGCGGCAGGGCAGAATTGATCAGACGATCAAGAAACTCCCAGGCACGGTCACGACGCAAGGTCACAGAACAACCGATCGGCATGTCTTCACGCAGCTTGAACTGGGCAATCGAACGTTTGGCCCGGGTGATGATCGCCTTCTGCCCGGTGATCATGCTCAATTCTTCAGCTGCTGATTCAAGAACCTTTATATTGGTAATAGCTTCCCCGAGACCCATATTCAAAACAACCTTCTCGACACGGGGAGCTTCCATCGTATTCTTGAGCTGCAGTTCCTTCAAAAGTTCAGGAAGCATCTCTTTTTCATATTTATCTTTCAGCCTTGCCATGGAAATTCTCCCTTACTTATCGACAATCTCGTTGCATTTTTTGCAGTAGCGAACCTTGCTACCATCATCGAGGACCTTCTGTCCGGTCCGGGCCGGCTTGTTACAGGAGGTACAGATCAGCTGAACATTTGAAATGTCAATCGATGCTTCCTTCTCGATGATGCCACCTTCGCTGTTTGCCTGGGTCGGACGGGTATGGCGCTTGACAACGTTGAGGTTTTCAACCAGTACACGCTTTTTGTCAGGCAGTACCCGAAGGATCTTGCCCGACTTGCCCTTGTCCTTGCCGGCAAGAATCATTACAGTATCGTCTTTTTTGACGTGAAGCTTTACGACAGCCATGGTTATTCTCCCAAATCCTCTTTACAGAACTTCCGGAGCAAGCGAAACAATTTTCATGTAACGACGGGCTCGCAGCTCTCTGGCGACCGGCCCGAAGATACGGGTGCCGATCGGTTCGCCGGCCGGGTTGATGACGACGGCGGAATTGTTATCGAAACGGATCAGACTCCCATCCTGCCGCGCAACTTCCTTCTTGGTCCGGACGATGACGGCACGAACGATGTCACCCTTTTTGACTTTGGAGTTCGGCATCGCTTCGCGAACCGAACAGATTATCTGATCGCCAAGGTGGGCGTACTTACGCTTTGACCCGCCGGGAACCTTGATACAGATTAACTTCCGGGCACCGGAGTTATCTGCAACATCAAGCATGCTCTGCATCTGAATCATGACTCGTACTCCTAAACGGCAACGTGTTTTTCAAGGATTTCAGAAACCTGCCAGTGCTTGTCCTTCGAAAGGGGACGGGTCTCGATGATCAGGACCTTGTCTCCGGTCGCACAGGCGTTTTCACTGTCATGCGCCTTGAACTTGACGTTCCGCTTGATGTATTTCTTGTAAACGGGATGTTTGACCATCTGCTCGACCTTGACAACAACGGTCTTGTCCATTTTGTCACTTGTGACCACCCCGATACGACTTTTACGTTTTCCACGTTCTTTCATGGTATCCTCGGTTTTCCTAAGCGTTCTTCTCTTTAATCACGGTATAAACCCGTGCGATATCTTTCTTAACCTGGGAAATCCGAGCTGGATTGTCCAGGTGGCCGGTGTGCAGCTGAAAACGAAGGTTGAAAAGATCCTGGTTCAGTTCGGCACTCTTCTTTTCCAGATCGTCTACACTGAGATCCCTGAGTTCACTAGCCTTCATGGGAATCATCCTCCCTGCTTACAAACTTTGTTTTTATCGACAGCTTGTGGGCACCGAGCCGCAGAGCTTCGCGGGCAATCTCCTCGGGAACACCCTGCATTTCGTAAAGCATCATCCCGGGCCGAATCACAGCAACCCAGCTTTCCGGGGAGCCCTTGCCTTTACCCATCCGGGTTTCTGCAGCCTTGCGGGTTAATGACTTATCCGGAAAAGCACGAATCCAGATCTTGCCACCACGCTTGATATAACGGGTCATGGCACGACGTGCCGCCTCGATCTGGCGGGCCGAGAGCCATCCGCACTCGGTTGCCTGCAGACCGAAATCCCCAAAGTTCAGTTCGGTGCCGCCCGGATTGGTTCCCCGCATCCGGCCCTTGAACTGTTTTCTATGTTTTACCTTCTTCGGCATTAACATGACGCCAAACTCCTATTAACAGATAAACTTTATTGCTGTGGTTCCTGGGCCAGGACCTCACCTTTGAAGATCAGAACCTGAACCCCGATAATTCCGTAGGTCGTCTTCGCCTCGGCAAATCCGTAGTCGATATCGGCGCGCAGAGTATGGAGAGGAACACGACCTTCACGATACCACTCGGTGCGGCTCATTTCAGCGCCGCCCAGTCGACCCGAGCAGGTGATCTTGATCCCCTTGGCGCCGAACTTGAGAGACTGACTGACCGACTTTTTCATGGCCCTGCGGAATGCGACCCGCCGCTCGAGCTGCAGGGCAACATTTTCAGCAACAAGCTGGGCATCAACTTCCGGCTTACGGACTTCCTGGATATTCAGGAAGACTTCATTATCGGTCAGCTTGGCGAGTTCTTTTTTCAGAACTTCAACCTCCGAGCCCTTCTTGCCAATGATGATTCCCGGGCGGGCAGCATGAATATGAATTTTTGTTTTGTTAGCAGCCCGCTCAAGCTCGATCTTCGAAATGCCCGCGTGAAACAGGCGCTTTTTCAGATATTCGCGGAGCTTGATATCTTCATGGAGCAGCTTGGCATAATCAGCCTCGGCGTACCAGCGTGATTCCCAGGTACGAATAATACCAAGACGAAAACCTATTGGATGAACTTTCTGGCCCAAACCTCTACCTCCTCAGGCTAGCTTTTCTCGTCAAGAACGACCGTAATATGTGCGGTCGGCTTGCGGATCCGGGTTGCACGACCCTGGGCGCGCGGCATAAAACGGCGCAGAACAGAGCCCTGATCAACAGAAATTGTCTTCACATAAAGGCGATCAATATCATCGATCCCCTTCTGCTCTGCATTGGCAACAGCAGAGCTGACCAGTTTCGAGACAATAGCCGCCGATCTCTTCGGTGAAAACTTCAGAATATTCAAAGCGTCCTGCACCCCTTTGCCCCGGATCATGTCGATAACCAGGCGGGTTTTCTGCGGCGACAGACGCGCACTTTTCAATGTGGCTTTAGCTTCCATCTGATACTCCTTTACGGATGCGTCCGCTTACCTTTTCTTGTCGGAACCGTGACCGTAATAGGTCCGGGTTGGTGCAAATTCACCGAGTTTGTGTCCAACCATGTTCTCAGTAACAAACACCGGGACGAATTTCTTGCCGTTGTGAACGGCGAATGTCAGTCCGACAAATTCCGGAAAAATTGTGGAGCGCCGGGACCAGGTCTTGATAACTTTATGGGAACCGGGTTCGGTTGCATCTACCTTGCGCATCAGACTTGCTTCTACGTAAGGCCCTTTTTTAATTGATCTTGCCACTGTCGTCTCCTCTATCTACAATGACGCTCGGTTATTTCTTGCGCCGGCGAACGATAAACTTGTCGGTACGGCGATTCGTTCTGGTCTTGTATCCCTTGGTCGGAACACCCCACGGTGTCACCGGATGGCGGCCACCGGAGCTTTTACCTTCACCACCGCCGTGCGGATGGTCAACCGGGTTCATCGCAACGCCTCGTGATTGCGGACGTTTGCCGAGCCAGCGGTTACGACCGGCCTTGCCAATCTTGATATTTTCATGGTCGGTATTACCAACCTGGCCGATCGTGGCGCAGCAGTTCTGATGAACCAGGCGAACTTCGCCTGAAGGGAGCCGCAGTTGAGCATACTTCCCTTCCTTTGCAGCGAGCATGGCGTAAGTACCGGCACTGCGTGCCAGCTGACCGCCTTTGCCGACCTTGAGCTCTATATTGTGAATCCAGGTACCGAGCGGAATCGACTTGATCGACATGGCGTTACCCGGCACGATATCAGCTGACTCGCTGGCAACAACCGTATCACCGACCTTGACTCCGACCGGCGCCAGAATATAGCGCTTTTCTCCATCAGCATAATTCAGCAGTGCTATATGCGCTGACCGGTTGGGGTCGTATTCAACCGAAGCAATCTTTGCCGGAACCTCTTTTTTGTCACGCTTGAAATCGATAATCCGATATTGACGTTTGTGTCCACCGCCTGTGTGACGCTTGGTAATCCGTCCGTGGTTATTACGGCCGCCACTTTTGGAAAGAGGCGCCAACAGCGATTTTTCAGGCGTCGACTTGGTGATCTCCTCGAAAGTTGAGGAGGTCATCCCCCGGCGCCCGGCTGAGGTCGGCTTGTAGCTTTTGATCCCCATTATACTAACTCCATTCAGTAAGTTTCAGACGATTAAACACCAAAAAAGTCAATGTTGCTTCCTTCGGCAAGTGTCACAAAGGCCTTCTTGCGGTTCGAGCGCTTACCGAACTTGAGCCCGACGCGCTTCACCTTGCCGGCGACGATATTGGTGTTTACGTTCGTCACTTTTACATCGAAAGCTTTTTCAACAGCCTGCTTGATTTGAACCTTGTTGGCATTTATGGCAACCTCGAATGCGACAACCTGGTTATCCTCTTTCAGCTGGTTTGTCTTTTCCGTAATCAACGGCTTCTTGATAATCTGATGCAGCGGTTTCATTTTGCCAACACTCCTTCCAGCTTCGATACAGCGTCCGAAGTAATCAGCATATTGCGATACTTCATGACATCGAAAACATTGACGCCATCACTCCGCAGGACCTTGACGTGCGGTATGTTGCGAGCCGACAATTCAACATTGGTATTCGAATCATCGATAACGACCAGAACATTGTCCAGCTCAAAGCGCTTCAGGAATTCGGAAAATCCACGGGTGCTGATATCTTCAACCTGCAGCTCATTAAGGACTGTCATCTTCTCTTCCTTGAACCGGAGAGAAAGGGCGCTTTTGAGAGCCGATTTCTTAACCTTGCGGTTCAAT
This region includes:
- a CDS encoding type Z 30S ribosomal protein S14, with the protein product MAKKSMTIKAVRPKKFKVREYNRCPLCGRPRAYYRKFDMCRICLRKLASEGKIPGVIKSSW
- a CDS encoding 30S ribosomal protein S19; the encoded protein is MARSIKKGPYVEASLMRKVDATEPGSHKVIKTWSRRSTIFPEFVGLTFAVHNGKKFVPVFVTENMVGHKLGEFAPTRTYYGHGSDKKR
- a CDS encoding 50S ribosomal protein L16; this encodes MLMPKKVKHRKQFKGRMRGTNPGGTELNFGDFGLQATECGWLSARQIEAARRAMTRYIKRGGKIWIRAFPDKSLTRKAAETRMGKGKGSPESWVAVIRPGMMLYEMQGVPEEIAREALRLGAHKLSIKTKFVSREDDSHEG
- a CDS encoding 30S ribosomal protein S17, producing the protein MKERGKRKSRIGVVTSDKMDKTVVVKVEQMVKHPVYKKYIKRNVKFKAHDSENACATGDKVLIIETRPLSKDKHWQVSEILEKHVAV
- a CDS encoding 50S ribosomal protein L22; the encoded protein is MEAKATLKSARLSPQKTRLVIDMIRGKGVQDALNILKFSPKRSAAIVSKLVSSAVANAEQKGIDDIDRLYVKTISVDQGSVLRRFMPRAQGRATRIRKPTAHITVVLDEKS
- a CDS encoding 50S ribosomal protein L4, with the protein product MAKIAVYDMNKKKVSDLELNDDIFNADVKGYLIHDMVRYQLAARRGGNAKVKSRGEIRGGGKKPYRQKGTGNARQGTVTAPNHVGGGVVFGPTPRDYSFKLNRKVKKSALKSALSLRFKEEKMTVLNELQVEDISTRGFSEFLKRFELDNVLVVIDDSNTNVELSARNIPHVKVLRSDGVNVFDVMKYRNMLITSDAVSKLEGVLAK
- a CDS encoding 50S ribosomal protein L5, whose protein sequence is MARLKDKYEKEMLPELLKELQLKNTMEAPRVEKVVLNMGLGEAITNIKVLESAAEELSMITGQKAIITRAKRSIAQFKLREDMPIGCSVTLRRDRAWEFLDRLINSALPRVRDFKGISPKAFDGRGNYTLGIREQIIFPEIDLDKIDKVKGLNVTIVTTAKTDEQGRALLTKMGMPFRK
- a CDS encoding 50S ribosomal protein L14 translates to MIQMQSMLDVADNSGARKLICIKVPGGSKRKYAHLGDQIICSVREAMPNSKVKKGDIVRAVIVRTKKEVARQDGSLIRFDNNSAVVINPAGEPIGTRIFGPVARELRARRYMKIVSLAPEVL
- a CDS encoding 50S ribosomal protein L23 — translated: MKPLHQIIKKPLITEKTNQLKEDNQVVAFEVAINANKVQIKQAVEKAFDVKVTNVNTNIVAGKVKRVGLKFGKRSNRKKAFVTLAEGSNIDFFGV
- a CDS encoding 50S ribosomal protein L24; this translates as MAVVKLHVKKDDTVMILAGKDKGKSGKILRVLPDKKRVLVENLNVVKRHTRPTQANSEGGIIEKEASIDISNVQLICTSCNKPARTGQKVLDDGSKVRYCKKCNEIVDK
- a CDS encoding 30S ribosomal protein S3; translation: MGQKVHPIGFRLGIIRTWESRWYAEADYAKLLHEDIKLREYLKKRLFHAGISKIELERAANKTKIHIHAARPGIIIGKKGSEVEVLKKELAKLTDNEVFLNIQEVRKPEVDAQLVAENVALQLERRVAFRRAMKKSVSQSLKFGAKGIKITCSGRLGGAEMSRTEWYREGRVPLHTLRADIDYGFAEAKTTYGIIGVQVLIFKGEVLAQEPQQ
- a CDS encoding 50S ribosomal protein L29; protein product: MKASELRDLSVDDLEKKSAELNQDLFNLRFQLHTGHLDNPARISQVKKDIARVYTVIKEKNA
- a CDS encoding 50S ribosomal protein L2, yielding MGIKSYKPTSAGRRGMTSSTFEEITKSTPEKSLLAPLSKSGGRNNHGRITKRHTGGGHKRQYRIIDFKRDKKEVPAKIASVEYDPNRSAHIALLNYADGEKRYILAPVGVKVGDTVVASESADIVPGNAMSIKSIPLGTWIHNIELKVGKGGQLARSAGTYAMLAAKEGKYAQLRLPSGEVRLVHQNCCATIGQVGNTDHENIKIGKAGRNRWLGKRPQSRGVAMNPVDHPHGGGEGKSSGGRHPVTPWGVPTKGYKTRTNRRTDKFIVRRRKK